The bacterium region AGCGGGGCCAGATACTGCCAGCTGAAGGCTACCATCTGGTCTATCCTGATCCTGGCGGTGACCGCCCTCATGGCCGAAAGGATGAAAACGATGACCAATGTCTTGATGACGAACCAGATGAACCCGGGGATCAGTCCGCCCGGGAAACCGCCCAGGAACAGGGCGGACAGGAAACCGGCCCCCACCACCATCTGGACATCGGCCAGCAGGCGGAACATGGCCAGCTTGCGGCCGGAATATTCGGTAAAGGCCCCGCCCACCACCTCGGTCTCGGCGTGGGGGATGTCGAACGGCACCCGTTCCAGCTTGGCCTGCAGGGCTATCACCCCGACCCCGAAGCCGATCAGGTTGAACAGCATGTACAGGGGATGGGCCTGAAAGTAGGCCGCTATGTCGGCCAGCCGCCAGCTGCCGGCCATGACGGCCGGTGACAGGATGGCCAGGAACATCGGGACCTCGTAGGCGAAAAGCAGGGTCAGCACCCTGACACCGCCGATGGCCGCGTACATGCTG contains the following coding sequences:
- a CDS encoding NADH-quinone oxidoreductase subunit H, with amino-acid sequence MDILKVFLYILVYPGLLFLFVYSTFVEWVDRKLYAKFQNRMGPMHTGSHGLLQPIADFVKLMAKEDIVPESADKGLFNAVPVFALAAVLTSGLLLPVWHFTKGIESATSFQGDIIVMAYLLALPTFAYFLAGWTSTSMYAAIGGVRVLTLLFAYEVPMFLAILSPAVMAGSWRLADIAAYFQAHPLYMLFNLIGFGVGVIALQAKLERVPFDIPHAETEVVGGAFTEYSGRKLAMFRLLADVQMVVGAGFLSALFLGGFPGGLIPGFIWFVIKTLVIVFILSAMRAVTARIRIDQMVAFSWQYLAPLALLQLVIVIFIKGYMP